CCACCGCGCAGCATTGCTGATGGAATATGTGGTTCTTCAAGGACCTTCGCGAGTTTGGCCTTAAACTGCTCCCGAATGGGTGCTCCAAGTTTAGAGAAGTCTTTCAGTGCTTTCGGATGAAATTCGAGCCCGTATTTAGAGGTCATTAAGATTGACCTTCACCGGAACTCCCCCATCCTCAAGGCGTTGCTCTGCTACC
This region of Pseudovibrio sp. Tun.PSC04-5.I4 genomic DNA includes:
- a CDS encoding type II toxin-antitoxin system RelE/ParE family toxin, which translates into the protein MTSKYGLEFHPKALKDFSKLGAPIREQFKAKLAKVLEEPHIPSAMLRGGLKGTYKIKLRGSGFRLVYKVEEERLIVLVLSVGKRDKSAAYERAQE